The following coding sequences lie in one Syngnathus scovelli strain Florida chromosome 1, RoL_Ssco_1.2, whole genome shotgun sequence genomic window:
- the si:ch211-255i20.3 gene encoding transmembrane emp24 domain-containing protein 11, whose amino-acid sequence MRLQWAIFFLQAYLMLAVAMYFDLGEQEERCIIEEIPQDMLVTGYFLLQPWDLKSSTHSPHLGVTLTVRDPNHEVLMSKRYGIFAKFTFTAHASGQHFLCFQTNSTSFSVFAGERLKLHLDVQIGEHVMNPKADGTKDNLKTLEYGLQHLIDQMVLITKQQDYQREKEEFFRQISEDTHSTVLWWAVVQTILLLLVGFWQMKQLKDFFIAKKLV is encoded by the exons ATGAGGCTACAATGGGCCATCTTTTTCCTTCAGGCTTACCTGATGCTGGCGGTCGCCATGTATTTTGATCTGGGCGAGCAGGAGGAGCGATGCATCATTGAGGAGATTCCCCAAGACATGCTGGTGACAG GATATTTCCTGTTGCAGCCGTGGGACTTGAAGTCGTCCACCCACTCGCCTCACCTTGGCGTCACTCTGACGGTCAGGGACCCCAACCATGAG GTTTTGATGAGCAAGCGCTACGGAATCTTTGCAAAATTCACCTTCACAGCACACGCGTCCGGTCAGCACTTCCTCTGTTTCCAAACCAACTCTACCAGTTTCTCCGTCTTTGCTGGAGAACGTCTG AAGTTACATTTGGATGTTCAGATAGGCGAGCATGTTATGAATCCGAAAGCCGATGGAACCAAAGACAACTTGAAGACACTGGAATATGGGCTGCAACATCTCATTGATCAGATGGTGCTCATCACCAAGCAGCAGGATTATCAGCGG GAAAAGGAGGAGTTCTTTCGTCAGATCAGTGAGGACACACACAGTACAGTGCTGTGGTGGGCCGTGGTGCAGACCATCCTCCTGCTTTTGGTCGGTTTCTGGCAGATGAAGCAGCTCAAAGATTTCTTCATCGCCAAGAAGCTCGTCTAG